Within the Takifugu flavidus isolate HTHZ2018 chromosome 20, ASM371156v2, whole genome shotgun sequence genome, the region ATCCCAGGACATCCAAAAAGGTCATTAAACAGCTTAAAAACTACCTTTTATCAAATATCTACACAAACAAGTTCAAGGTCAAAACAACAGGTAATTTTTACCTTCTCCTAAATGAACTcaataaactgaaaaaaaacttGGGAAAGAACTTGTTCTCGCTCCGACGCTGTTGTTTCTTTCTCAAAGTGTAATTAACTCTGCTGACATTTTTGAgaatttgtgttttcagagtgAGGCTGGatctgcacatttaaaaactcCAATTTAACTTTCAATCTTTGAATTATTCAGCAACTGCAATATTTTCTATGGCAGCATTGCTGATAATTACACTAATTTTACACTTGGCAGACGATAATAATCCCTTTATCCTCAGCCTTAAGGTTTGATGGGTCTCCTCATTCTTTGCAAAACAAAACACTCTTTTAGTGAATAATGGAATCAAAACAGGAGATGCGGAAGAAACGACGGTAAAACGTGGCTTTGAAGGGCGCCTGGAGCAGGACAGCCAAGGTATCAGACCCATGATTTGCATGTCAGTTCCTGAAAACTCCATCTCAAAAGAACAATTTGGCTACAACCACAAACCCAAATCAAATAAGAATATCTACAGGGAATAATCGAGACAAAGTTAAGAGTATTAATCAAGAATAGCAAATGGAATCTTTAAACAGGCTGAACAATTGTATAAATGCTCTGTTTGCCATTCAAATAAATTCGGTCAAGACGCATTTAAACAATCATATTAGCATTTCTAATTTGCTCTCAGTGCTGACTTAAGTGCGCAAAAGGTGGATTTCAGACGTCAGTGCGTCAGTCACACTTTCCAAATGTGGAATTCTTCAATTTATGGTATTTGTTCTGTGAGTGACGATTCCTTAGACGTTTAACACGACCTGCATGTTGCGGTGGTCACGTCACCAGAAACACTCACTCGTTATGCTAAAGAAGCGCTGAGCTAAAAGACCCTGTTGGAGCACTCTTACATTTGGATTTGACATTTCAATTCATGTTGACTTGCTTGAGGCTTTGGGGAGTTGCTTTCTGACATTTGGAAATAATTCACTGAGCATTTAATGACCATAATAAAAGAGAGCTCGTTTAAAAGCTAATCCACCTAAGTACACACAATTACTGAAAAAGGTAGCAGTATAACAAGTTTATCACCTGGCTTTGTTGTCTCTGTCAACAGGTTTCTGTGGCGACGTTTTATGGCTGCATTCTGAGGGATACAGTTTCTGagtatgttttcatttttggttttattattgCCAGGAttatgcaggaaaaaaaaacatctttctgTCCAATGGTCAAATAGTAAACGAAGCTACTAAATGCAGGgcaacaatatatttataaTGGAGGATTTACACAGAGCGCGTTCCCTCTGCCAGTCAAAATTGGGTCCAGGATGTAGATTCTGCGTGTCAAAGGTTGGAATTATCTACTTAAATCTTATCAGGGTCTTcggcctttttttccttccaccaTTGTTTATAATAACATGTTAGGTGATAAAGTAACTACACTGATAAGAAATATAATTATACATGTAATATACGAATGATTGCATGAGGGAGTGTAGAGTATGAGATGAGTTCATTTCCAAACACGTGCTGAAGCTGCAGTGTGATCTCATTCGTGTCATTTGCTGTTGGGCTGGAACGCACGCGCATCACATGTCTCCAAAAATTGTGCATCTATTAGAATGAAATCGGTAAATATCGCTCCGCTCGCGCTCATTTGAAAGCGATATGTCGTCTTTTGCTCCCCACAATTTTAAGGAAGCGGAAGGaaaagatgtaaattgcctacttCACAGGCAAATCATGAACTCACCTTGAAGTAAAATACAGATAACGTGTAGAAACTATGCAGACATTAGCCTTTACTTCAAACAATTGTTTTAAGGAACGCGTCTGAAAGGTTTAATTACTCAACCAGTGACAACATCCGCGCTGCCGGTTACTCCCAGTCTGAACAACTGCGCGATAACAGGTAAGTAGGTGCTAAGTGGGTGCAACCATTAAGGGATTTAACCTTTCAAATATGTCAGGAAAGGGAAATAACCGTACATTATGTTAGTTTAGCAGCTCTGCTTCTCCAAAGGCCATCTGGGCTTGGCAGAGCGCCTCAGAATGAAAAGTCAAGAGCATGACAGACAGCAGGGTGAGCAGATTTTCTCTTTCTGATCTCTCAGCTGTTAGAGAGCAGCAGCGAGAACTGACACCTGAAACCTGTGAGCCCGGTGCGGTCAGAACAGCACAgcctctggttctggtccagcagagcagctgccgGGGTGCCCCGGGTGCGATGGCAGGCGAGTGCAGTTTCTCAGCGTGTTTGTGGAGTGCTGCATGCTGGGAAGGCGTCTGCGCTGTGAAGGCTTCAGTAGATCGGAAGAAGGGAGCTCTCCTGAGGGTACAAACAAACGTGTGTTTTTTACCCTTCATTTACCCTTCACTTGTTCAGGAAAATACCTCCAATGAGGCTCCTATAGAATTCCTCTGGTTTGCTGAAGTGTGTTGAGATGTGTTTTGGCGAACACTCGACTGTATCTGGGACATCTTCCTCAGGTTtggaatttagaaaaaaaacgcCTCCACATGATGTCAACTTGTAGTTGACACCATTACATTTGAAGAAAATTTGCTAGCGCTTCCGTGGCGTTGCACTCTGCAGCCACCTGTGGCCTCAACTGTCTTCATAGCAGCTGGTGTTTCACCGACCTTGCGTCTCATTTCAAATCAGCTCGTTGCAGACTTGGTACTTTGGGAGTTTCCAACATTTCAACATGAGTCGAGTCAGTTTAAAATGGGGACATGTTGTGCTAATTTAGCCATTTTCTCAACTCTCAAGCTGcgtgtgctgttgcagcatccAGCTGTGCTACGAGCCTTCAGGAAGAGTTTGGAGTTCGCCCTCCTTCCTGATTATTCACCTCACTGTCTTGTAGCACAGAAATGTTTTGGATAAAGCCTGACTGTGACCAAACACCTCCATTTTTTTCGTTTCATCCGACAACAGACTCCTCTGGAAAGGGTTTTTTCACCGCCCTACCATCTGGATCCGACAGTCAGCCCTGTTATTAATCATAATCCGAGTATATGATCTCATAATTGTGTAGTCGGCCTCTAATTTCATTACAGAGCAGACATGTGTGACACAGGGAGTCTAGTTAGGGAAAATAAGGACAATTAGAGACAGCAAACACGACGGTCGGTTTCAAACCATTACGGATTGTTTTCTAACCAGCTGTCTCGGGCCGCTTGCACACTGCTTTTGATTACACAGCTGGTGAAAGTTGCAATTTCCCTCCAACTCTCACCCAACAATTGATGCTTTCCGAGCTtgttaaaagtgtgtttcttcGTAtcttactaaaaaaaaaaaaaatcaagggaAAGGTTGCACAAAACATCCATGAAGATGGGAGCCTCATGGGAGCCTTAGACGAGTTTTAAACAACAAATGGGTGTAAATAACAATCCATACAGTTTGAATGCGGCATAATCAGTTCCATTTGTGCACCGAATGCAGCCTTCACAGAAATGATGCGCAGAGAAATTCTCACCCTCGTAGTCTCCAGGCTGCGAGCAGAAATCAGCGGCATCCCACTCATAATTTTCATCAACCGAGGCCTTTCTCCTGCAGAGGTCACAGAACATGGCTTAGCACAGTCGGCATTTCAATGCAGACGAAGAGTTCTGCTATTTATGGGGGTATATTCTCTCGGAATGATGGAGCACAGAACACAGTACATCAGACTGTGCTTGAAGGACGAGAGGGTTTTCAATGGAAGGACTTGGATTGTGAAAGTAAGTAACTGGATTTCACGTGTGGAAATTCAACAAAAAGCAATCAGAGATGAACCTGATtttttataaataataaaactagaaaaaatcaataaagtcccctgattgttttggtttttttgtcttcATAAATACCTGTGGGGAGCGTCATCATGGGTCCTCCTCTGGCTCCCCTCCACAGTCTCCGGGAAGATGGTGAGGCTCGGGGGAAGGTGACAAACGGACAGCAGCCCGTTGGCCGGTCCCATACTGCCCCGGCCGCTGCTGgcgtagctgctgtagctgccaGACTGTGGAACTCCCTCGTAGCTTCCTGCCTCTATCTCGAGTGCGTCGAGGTGTTTGTCGTCGAGGTGTTTGTCGTCGTGGACACATGCGGGAGGGTCCTTCAGCACCTCTGAGGAACCTTGCGTCTCTGCAACCACCTCCTGGTGgccacattcatttattttacaacCTGAGTTTAGAAACGTGTTATTCTTCAAAGATAGTCTATCTGAACTCTCCTGCGGAGGTTGGGAAGTAGAGGGACAATTGTTGGGAGATTTGAGGACTGTCCTGGAAGGCAGCCCCCGTTTTTCCAGGAACAAAGAAGATGTGCGGTCGGGAGATAGAGCAGAGCAGTTCTCTTGGCTAAGAGAGTTTATCCAAGCATTGGGAGTAAGGAACTGctcctccttttgtctcctcATGTCCAGGCTACGACTTAGAAGCGCAGACTCCCAGATTTTAGAACTTCGGACTCTTGAAAGTTCAAGCCGAGGGTCCGGAGGAGTATATCTGATAGAAGAACCTCCAAAAATAGGATCACCCTGGTCTTCAAACCAGCTTCCACTAGCTGGTGAATGGCCATGCTGCAGATGAGAGGCGATCCTGTGGTGCAGCATTAACCTGGAAGGTATTACTATACTTTCCTCCAACTGTGGCTCATCCACACTCATTTCCACACTGACCTTTTCATCAGAAGCACTTGGAAAAAGCTCTTTCACTCCTGAAGCGTGAGCAACTGCACTGAGAGCTGAATTCGATCTTTCAGTATATCTGTTGCTATGGAAAGACAAAGTTGAAATGCTACAATGACTGGGACTGCTCTCTGGTGACCCATCACAGCCCTTCGGTCCCGCCACttcctttttgtgtttctttgagGGCTGATATGGGAGAGTCCATCTGTCTATGGAtttcccacctccctccccgcAGTGAAGCTGCCGCTCTGTGTCAGAAGACATAGCAGGACTCAAAGACATATTTGCACAGCTTAAGTTCGATGCAGGAGCTTCCCAGCCTAAGGAAGGTGTTGAAAAATTGCTTGACGATAGGGCAGAGCGCTGCTTGTTGCCCTGGGGGTATCTGTGAGGAAGGGTCCTGCTCCTATATTCCCACAGGTTCTCAGAATCCCGTCTCCCCTGTCTTTCTCCACCTAAATGCTGCTGCCTTGTAGAGCTTCTTTCCAAAGTGTACCTCTTtagctccttctccagctcctccctctcctgaGCCAGTTTCAGGCAGTGATTGAGATTCCCTTTCTCACGCTCGTGCTCCATTTGCAGAACCAGCGCGCTGGCGTTCGTAGCTGGCTGCCCGAGGCCGCGCCTGATATGTGGGAGAACTGGAAAAGTAAGAGTGTGTTTTCTATCTTTAGCTGGAAATGTGGCCAAACTGCCGTTTGAACACACACTGCTGAGGTCAGGGAAGCGGTCATCGCCTGCGTTTGACTCCGTACCGAACGGTTCACGGTGGGGCAGGTGCTGAGCCGTGCTACAAAACTGGCTAGAGGGAAGCGCCTCGGTCAGATCGCAAGGTGGGAGTTCAACAGAAAGCACAAAGGGGGGCTCTTTTTTCTCCAACCTCTCCGACCGCAGCGACACAGACCTTCGAACTCCCTCGAGCTGGTCGCAATGTTTTTTGCTCCAAGGACCCGGTGTGTCATTTTTATACGGCGGGATCAGAAAGCGTCCATCTGAGCCCCGAGAGATCAGCTCGATTGAAGAAGAAACGGGGTATGAGGTCGCCTTGCTGAGACAACTCTTGCTGGTGGAGAGGTGCTTCATCCAGTGATGGCTCTCACTGCCTAAGGAGGAGCAGTCTGCCTGcgaggaggacggggaggaggtgCTAGAGGAAGTGGTGGGGCAGAGGCTGCTGGGTGGCAGGAGGCTTTTCTTTAACACACTGTCTGGACTGCCGCTGCCTGAAGTCTTTCTGTGACAGACGGGGTAAAAGAGGAAGAGGCGGGTGAATacgaaaacaaaaataaacagaaaagagTGAGAATAACGGTTTGTgtgagaggaagggaggaaagacaCTTTAGTCAGACAGACCAGAATAGCAGCGGAGAGAGGGTCAATCGGTTTTGATGAAGAAGACGGCTGAGGTGCTGGCATTTTCGGGGCATTTACGTTTGCAGAAGGAAAGGGCAATGGGAGGAATTAAGGAATGAAAAAGGGGTACTCACATCGATGGGGAGCGTTTATAGATGGCAGGAGGGGGTTctggagggaaggaagagggacGAGATGGCATTTGACTCATTAGGATACAACCACACTGAGAGGAAGCaagaacaaccccccccctaATAGGAGTCCATTAAAGGGCAAGGGATGCACAGGCTTGTCCAAAAAGTTAATTACACTTCCATTTATCAACCACTAATGAGAAATTACCCTAATTAGCGAGTAATGTAAATGACATCAATAACTTTAACAACTGAATGGATGAGCGGGagaacagaggagcagcagaaccatgCAGGGGGGTAGCATGATTTATATAATGGAGTAAAAGTGCCTTcaatattttattgaataaattGTTATATTCATGATGCAGTTCATCAAAGTGAGTGTCTGCTGATTCCCTAGAGCGAGGAGGGGGTTACCGTCTTCCTCCTGTTTGCAGCGTCGGCCCATCTTGCGCCTGACGACCCAGGCGCtccccagcagcagagccagggcCAGGCCCATGAAGCCAACCCCGCCCAGGACACCGGCCATCAATGGCTCTGGGACGTTCTCCAGCAGCTGGGACGAGACCGGGTAGCTGTCCATCCCTGTGACATCattggaacagttttttttttttaaagtcagcaGAACTTACTAGGCGGAAGTAGTGGAAACAACTTTAAAAGtaattttgctttattttaggCTGTTAAAATAATCTCTGCATATCACACAAAGATCTGGAACCATGAGGTTGGCCTAGTATAACTGTGAAATGGATGTAATCACTGATGATGACTATCAGCAAACCGTAAATTTCTCCAGACTGATATTATAAGCAGATGATTGAACAGCATCGTAACCCTGGTGATACCACTGGGATACCAGATCCACTCCTTTGATATCTCTGTATTTCTAATCTAATGAAAAATTCATTTCACACTTGCACATTAGAATCAGAAAAGACCAATAAAAGTTCTGTTGCTAACTCTTTAAAGTTATTAGTGAAGCCATTTTCTATCACTTGAGCTTGTAATGGGCAGAATTCCCCGAGGCATCGCTCTAATTTGGCTCCAGTGTTGGAACTGGAAAATGAAGAATGGGAATAGGGTTTGGAAAAGGAGactgctggaggaggatggGAAGGGTGGGGTGAGGGGTTAAGGTTGTTCTCAGACACCTACCAATGGTGGAGACATTGACTGATGGACTGGGCTCGCTCAGCAACTCCCCACAACGAGAGAGCAGCCGCAGCTCGTATGCGCGgtcctgagacacacacacacacacacacacacacacacacacacacacacacacacacacacacacacacacacacacacagcagagaggacagaggatgAAACCACACTTTGTCAACACGGGCCTCTGCTTGCAATGCTAATGAAGTTCATTTGAATCTGTGAAGGCCTGGAtactaaaaaccaaaacaatgtgCGGAGGAAGACGCAAAGCCAGGGCACAGAGTGCGGATTGAAAGATGACGGAAAAGTGGCGGCTGCGAGGTAGGTGTGCATCATTGAGAGACCCGGGGAGTGAAAGCTAGCCTAGATAAAAATCTCCACAGTGTTGTGTGCGTGGACTGATTAGTCTCAGAGGGGGCATTGTGCATGGCTCTGTACCTTGTGCAGACCTGGAACCACTATCTCACTCCTGTTGGCGCCGATGTTCTCGTCCAGATTGAACCACTCCCCTTGTTCGGTGCGGGACTGGAGAACAAAGGCGGTAACCTGAGGGTTCTGCACTTCGGGAAGCGACCACTGCAGAATAATGCCTGCCGAGCTCTGATTAGCTGATAGAGACGCCGGGGGCTTCAGTCTGCCTCTCCTCAGTGGAGATCCTGAAGCAGAGGGAATAAGAAAAAGACCTCCAGACAGTCAGACGTGGGGTTGAAAAAATCAGCTCGCAGACGTCCAATCTTTTGAGAGTGATTGGTTGGAGTAGCTCTGGGGTTCCAAATCTGCAACATGCAAGTTTGATTAGCAACTTGATGATGTTTACTCCAACAGTGGAGTCCAACAATAAAGTCTCAGCTTGAAcgttaaattttaaaaatgtcattatgAGACGTTTCTTTTGGAGTTATCTGAAGAGAGGATCTAGTTAGAACCAAAAAGCCCTGCTGCCCTGATTCTTCCGACAAGCCTTGGAAAAAGATTCCAGCAGCAGGTTTCATCTTCAAAGGCGCTTTGTGAGCTGGACGTCTTGAAGATGTCTACTTGCTGCTGGGAAGGATAAACTATTTACAGcagggtggggggaaaaaaccattAACCTTGTAAGATTTTCCACAATGTGACAGACTTGTAATCACAGTGAAGAACAAATCCTTTCCTGCAGGCAAGCTTTGCAGAAGGCTAAACAAAAATAAGTGTAATGTCCGTCCAGCTAAAGAGAACAAAATAAGCAGTGTGGAAATTGGATAGAAATGTTCTTTTGACAACGCAAGAAAGACCCATTCACAGTAGTGAAGGTAAAGGGTCTAAATTTGGTAATTAGCATTTCTTTTATCAATGATGTGCCTGGTCGGGAGGACTCCTACACTTTCCACGCATGCAGATCATACAGGAGAACTGGGCTATTATTCAAAGTGCCTTTGAACAATAAATGGTCCTCAGCGAAGATTATTTTCTGCCTAATTGGgcaatttctatttttttgaGCGCCGGCATTGGTCTCGATGAGGAGAGACAGCACTTGGTGTCAGAAACTCTAACCAGAAAAGTGACATTCATAGAAGCAAATTAGCCACCAGCATGTTGTTTTTAAGCCTTTTTATACTCTCCCAGTTATAATGAACCCCTTCTTCTGCGGAGCCAACCCTCGGTTTTTATCCACCGAGCAAAAGTTGCACTCATTTTTCACACCACAGGCATTTTATCTGTCTCAGCCTTCTAACATTTACATCCAAGTTGTTAAGGTTCTGCTCAGACAACTAAAAGAGTTAAGAGAAGCAATCTCTGAAGCGGGAGGACTGACCCAAGGTCCGAGCGGTGACGATCTCGCTAAAAGGTCCCGTGCCCATCTTATTCTGCGACAGGATGCTGAACTGGTAGCCTGTGTTGGAGGACAGATTTGCCACGTGCATCTTGGTGCCAGCCTTGGGGGGCACAGACACAGAGAACCAGCCCTGCTTCCCATCATTATCGCTCGCTGAAATCTTCTTcaccctggagagagagaggcagagagaagacGTGAGAACAAAAGCCGGGGCGGGAAACACCGAGTCTGGTTTTATGGAACATGACAGAAAAGTAGGTTTCATTAATCATTCATGCTCTCCATCAGTTGCAGAATTTGAGGCAGAGACGCCGCTGATGTATGACTGCAATCGCGCTGAGAGCTCGCGCCGCCAATTAGAGCGATTTCCATGTTTCAAGTGGAGCTGGGGATCTCTGCCTGCTTAATAAAGAACAAATTACATGACCCAAGGCTAAACCGGCACCTCTTTGCTTGCTGATATGCGAACCTTAAAAACTATTAATGGAAGTGTGATGATCGGggctttttttaaaggtttgctCTGACAGGTTTGGCTCTCGTGTGAGAAAAACCGAACAAGCATTGCACACATCAACACATCAACATTCATTTAATTAGAGCTCAGTTTTTAGGGCAGTATGATTTTTTTgtgctgaagatgatgatggttgttGAGCGTGACGCAGGAGTAGAAAACATTTAAGCCTGATGATTCAGATTTGAGAACATTTGTTTTGAACATTTGCTCTTTTAAATGCTTCCAGCAGGTGAATCTCAGTGgagataaataataaaaaaaacagataaatgagaagaaaagacagaTTCTTATGGCATTTGATCAATATTTGTTCTTCTCAGATCAGTCCTGTGCTTTCACACAAAGTTTTGGTAGTattatttatggtttttattATTAGATTTTAATTTAACTGCTGTTTCCATTGGGTTTAACTGGTACAGAGATGCAGATGTTTTGTCACACCGTAACCTTTTTACTGTTGTGTTTACATCATTTCAcatctttatttgtgtttgattATGGATTTGGCACAAAGGTCTGTTTATACAGTATCTCTGGGGCAAAGGAGAATAGATTGTAGGAGTTAAAGGATTCACAATTTATCCTGTTAAAGTTCAGACTTGTGTAGATAAAAAGCTAAATTGATCTGTTGTCGTAGCTCAGAGTAGGGATTATTCCTCATAATTCCCCTCCTTAATCCAAGATCCTATCCAACCAGCCAGTCAAGGAAAGGGCTCATTTAAAAGGATGACTGGCTGATGTAGTTAGACCTCCATTTTAATGTTATATATACCCATTTGCATGCTGCTCGTTGCGGCAGCAGAGATCAATTACCCTCTCAGGGATTAAGATAGCTCATCATGCCGCCGTCTCCTCCTGCACTTTCAGGTTACACAGCCATTAAGATAAACAATACGTGCACTTTGTACATCGCCTTCACTCTCTGAACTGGTCGTGGCCCACATTTTTCCTGCAACCTTCTGTCATGTTGCAAACGTGGCCTCTGCATTATGAAAGCAATAGCATGTTCCCCTGCAGTTGCCAAGAAGTGATAACAGATAAATGaattcttctcctccagatcaatACAATAATACAGGCTCTGTCAATGGCTGCCATGGTTACAGCCGAAGGAGAAAGTGGGAGGCTTTACACCCACCAAACTGAAAATGTTTGCGCTGATCCTCCATCAAAGCCTGCCTCCCAGGATATGTTGGCCTGCTTTACCCCCggagagacggacagagaggTGGCGGCGTGGGGACTGGTTCCTGCAACACAGAGGAGTCGATGGAAATCATCCAGCACTTCAACCGTGCTTCCAAAGTATAGAGACCGTCTCTTGATGTGCTACATTTAACTGTCGGAGGCGGATCGGAGGCAGAGGCTTCAAATGGTGGGTGCAATGGAGActcacagcaaaaagaaaatttgatttgtttttgaaagatgCGTTGAACTAAAAGGGCATTTAGAAGAACGGATGCTcgaaaataaaatctaaaatgaaaaCTCTGGATTTAAACTGGTGCCCTGTTGCGAGCATTTATCCGACACTGACCCAGCACAAAGACGCTGGTGCTGGTTCTGACTGCAGCCACTTGGTTGGTAACGGTGCACTCCCAGGCGCCCTGGTGGTCCTTggtcagaggctgcaggagcagggagCCGTTGGCCAGGATGGAGTACGAAGTGCGCCGCACCAGGTCCACCTGGagagaacaaaacaaagaattCCTCAGAATTAGGCTCTTAAAAGTTCAGCACGGCTGGAATGGGCGGCATACTGAAGTAACCTGTTGGACAAAGCCTTTTAAATGGAGGCCTCTGTACTCACAAGCCCTCAGCTCAAGTGGACCTAAAATAAGAAATCTCAAATGTTCCAGATGCAGGAAAAACAGTGGGGGTTCAGTGATTTGCAGCCAAAGTTCCAAGAACTCTGAAACACTTTACTGGCTGGACTTTGAGTCATCGCTCATATTTGATTAATGAAACCCACGACTCAAAAATTCCAACACCTAGATGTGTCTGACATTTATAAGGACATTTCATGTCTTCACCCACATTTTTTTGATCGTGTCTTCATTTTTACAGTTGTGCTTCTTTAGGAATTTGTTTTACAGGAGCGAACCTCTTTGGTTACCACTTTGAAATATGAAACACACTTTAGAAATGTAAATTAATGGAATTATTTATGAAACCTAATGTTTTTTGGTGTATACTTTTCCACTGCACCAACTTTTCCACATACTTTAATGTCATTTTAGTCAACAATGACACAGATGTCAGTAAATTAATGCACTTTATCCGTGTCTTTTTAATGCATATAACCACTTAAAGAAATGACAACATCTATTTTCACAATTTACATTAAAAGATGCACATGTTCTATAACAACAGATAATAACTAAAGAAGTTCCGttccgttttctcccgcttattcGGATCCGgctcgcgggggcagcagcttcaggagggatgcccagacagcccccagccgctcccaagccaggcgagagatataatctctccacctagtcctgggccggccacggggctgcctcccggtgggacatgtccggaacacctctaaagggaggcgtccggaaggcatcctagccagatgcccgagccaccccagctgactcctctcgctgtggagaagcagcggctctactccgagcccctcccggatgtctgagcttctcaccctatctctaaggctgaacgcggccaccctgcggaggaaactcatttcagccgcttgtatccgcaatct harbors:
- the igsf9a gene encoding protein turtle homolog A, whose amino-acid sequence is MGSRGSTFTAAAAFCLFWLCGALRPEVRGKVGGAAELPCNFPSSQPAGNVSSAPLRVVEWVRRGLDSPVLMKFGSYKPRVHPDYEGRVYLVQTTALRLEALQLDDQGLYECRILLLDEPTDELQNGTWTQLSVTAPPTFTQAPPPAQEALVGSHLSLVCVAHGNPSPTITWLKDGRVIQGTNNQDGVLSLHAVSAQTAGQYTCHASNSEGNVTRVTKVKIKGPPVIVVPPRSMSVNVSQDALLQCQAYADPPNMTYVWRKNGENVYHAESLKSRVKIMVDGTLLISSLIPEDSGNYTCMPTNGLLIPPTASANLTVMHPAQALQMPPQTYLPTGMEGVITCPAASQPPLIRVDWTKDGEPLDLSTYPGWTLTSAGSLLMATVNDDASGVYTCTPYNSYGTAGASGPTDVILKDPPSFSITPETQYREETGRSLLIPCQGKHEDPTIKVTWSKVDLVRRTSYSILANGSLLLQPLTKDHQGAWECTVTNQVAAVRTSTSVFVLGTSPHAATSLSVSPGVKQANISWEAGFDGGSAQTFSVWVKKISASDNDGKQGWFSVSVPPKAGTKMHVANLSSNTGYQFSILSQNKMGTGPFSEIVTARTLGSPLRRGRLKPPASLSANQSSAGIILQWSLPEVQNPQVTAFVLQSRTEQGEWFNLDENIGANRSEIVVPGLHKDRAYELRLLSRCGELLSEPSPSVNVSTIGMDSYPVSSQLLENVPEPLMAGVLGGVGFMGLALALLLGSAWVVRRKMGRRCKQEEDEPPPAIYKRSPSIKTSGSGSPDSVLKKSLLPPSSLCPTTSSSTSSPSSSQADCSSLGSESHHWMKHLSTSKSCLSKATSYPVSSSIELISRGSDGRFLIPPYKNDTPGPWSKKHCDQLEGVRRSVSLRSERLEKKEPPFVLSVELPPCDLTEALPSSQFCSTAQHLPHREPFGTESNAGDDRFPDLSSVCSNGSLATFPAKDRKHTLTFPVLPHIRRGLGQPATNASALVLQMEHEREKGNLNHCLKLAQEREELEKELKRYTLERSSTRQQHLGGERQGRRDSENLWEYRSRTLPHRYPQGNKQRSALSSSNFSTPSLGWEAPASNLSCANMSLSPAMSSDTERQLHCGEGGGKSIDRWTLPYQPSKKHKKEVAGPKGCDGSPESSPSHCSISTLSFHSNRYTERSNSALSAVAHASGVKELFPSASDEKVSVEMSVDEPQLEESIVIPSRLMLHHRIASHLQHGHSPASGSWFEDQGDPIFGGSSIRYTPPDPRLELSRVRSSKIWESALLSRSLDMRRQKEEQFLTPNAWINSLSQENCSALSPDRTSSLFLEKRGLPSRTVLKSPNNCPSTSQPPQESSDRLSLKNNTFLNSGCKINECGHQEVVAETQGSSEVLKDPPACVHDDKHLDDKHLDALEIEAGSYEGVPQSGSYSSYASSGRGSMGPANGLLSVCHLPPSLTIFPETVEGSQRRTHDDAPHRRKASVDENYEWDAADFCSQPGDYEGELPSSDLLKPSQRRRLPSMQHSTNTLRNCTRLPSHPGHPGSCSAGPEPEAVLF